TAAAGAACAAGAAATTTTTTCGAATAAGGTTGAGCTTACTTGAAATCAATTAAACAGCAAAGCTTATAAGCTAAAGGAGAAAGAAGAGAACAACACAAGCTTTGCATCATAAGTTTGCCAACTAGATATCATTAACTTAGGACTCATTAACAGAAACGTTTGTGCTTATTTCAGCTaaagataaaaacaaaaataatgtGTTTGTATTAAGTTTCTAGAAAAATGTAAATAAGACATGTTTCATTATAAGAGGTCTTCAGGACCAAATAAATGAACCTTGGCAGGAACAAAAGCAGCGTTTGAACAAAGTTGGAAAGAAGAAAAGGACGAACATGGTAGTGAGCCGTGAAAGGTAGTGCAGAGGTGGGGGAAAGGGGGAAGGAATGGTGTCAAACGGGGTTGGAGGATAGAGAGGCGACAGCAACAGATGAAGAGGAAAAAGAATGAAGGATAATGGAGGGGTGTGGAGAAGAAAAGTGGGTTGGGGTTGGAGAGCAGGTGGGAGGGGTAGTATTGCGGATGAGGGGTAAAGGTGCGAGAGAATGTTGGGGGTTAAGGATCAAATAAAACAAAAACACACTTTATCTTTCTTTTTTGTGTTTGGGTGTGCGCTTGAACATGTGTGTAAAACAGAAACAATTACAACACCATATATTGAATTCTATTTTCAACATTCTGAAACTTAAAACAGGAAAGAGTTTCTAGTTACCAAACAGTTCCTCAATTAGgtaacaaagaaataaaaaggcagAATAAGTAAGCTCCAAAAGCACATCAAATTCAAGATGATACCAAAGCAACTGTTCCAGTGTGACAATAATTCAGAATAACTTCTCATATCTTCAACCATGGTTCTTGCTAAGGTTGTGCATCTACTGACAGAATATAGAAACGAAGAAGAGGAAAGATGTCTCTCATCTTTTAGGACTAAAGAGAACACTCTTTTCGCTCCTGAGGCAACGGGAGCAAATAACATAATAGAGCTAACACTAACCTGCTTCCAAAGTTCTTCAGCTTCTTTTGTACGACCCCGGATTTTCGCTCGATCAGATATTGCAATGGCCCAGTTATAGTAAGCCTGAGATAAATAGGAACAAGAAATGGCCTGAGATAAATAGGAATAAGACATGGATGAAACACGACAGACCCATGTTCAGACTAACCCCTCTCTACCAACTACCCTCTCCTCCTTAACGTGTTATACTATATATTGATATATAAGTGAATGTGTCTGTTGTGTGTATTCGATATTAGGGATAGGAACTTCTACAAGCACTACTAATTGCTCCTGCAACTCAATGCCAAAGGATTCACTTCAATGGAAGTGGACAATACAGTATTGAATTTGCAATTTGGTACAACGTTGTGGGGTTTGCCGCTGGAGAATAATGAAAAGGATATATCGAAAAACAAATCATCAGATGGAAAGCTAATACATATAACAATAGTGAGAGATCATAACATAGGCCACTGAATAGTGACTTTCATATAAAGTATTCTGATCTTGCAGTTAAatctcacttgtgggattactttgggtttgttgttgttgttgttgttgatcttGCAGTTAAATCTTACTCCGTTTAATATCACAATGTAACCCGGACTACTTTACATATACACAAGTTAAATATATGAATTGTTAAAAAAAAGGGAGACTATTATATAGTTTTGAATACATACATCATTGAGCGTAGGACAAAGACGGGTTGCCTCCTCATACTTCTTGCACGCCTCTTCCAGCAAATCATCTTTTGAAGGTGAAGTGGAATCTGGGTTTACATTGTCTGCACTTTCCTGCATGAAAAATCAAAACTACGAATTGTCAAACTACGAGTAATCTCTATAAAAGGAGATTCAGATCCTTTTGATATGAAGATGATGGGGTTTCTCTTTCTTacattctttttccttttctttaggTAATTCCGAGGATGCTATTgacaaacaaaaaaataaaaaaattacaaaaacaaTCAGTCCAAAAAAACTGAGGAACCAAATTACCTGAAGAACCAGTGCCCAATTATAAAGCGCATCATAATCTTCTGGATTTCGCTCTAGTGCACTAGCATACCTGCACAAAGATCAGAACTCAGATAGGCATTCATGAAATATCAAAGCTTAATATGGAGAAATTGCTATGCAGTTTAGAGTTGTGCACAAATGCACTAACCAGACCAAAAAGAGGAAACAAACAAAATCGCCGAGAAATCCCACATTGACAAACAATCAATTCTCAACATGACATGAatagttttcttttcttttgagcTATCATGACATGGAATAGAAATTGAAACAGTTGTTTCATACTTCAAGGTTTCTTTTTCTTCCATAAAATAGCTGTTCATTTAGGGGTCCTAGCGGAACATTTCAAAGTATTCAATTAATTCTTTTTTGAGATAAACCATCTTACGCAGAGCAGACAGTGAATACTCTTTCAAATTCAGTAACAAACTACTCTATAAAGGTACTATCTCACGTCCTGATCACCATGTAGGAAAATCCTGGAAAACAACCCCCTATAGAGTGGTATGTTTAACTTGGTGGTTAAGGAGGCTTGGCCAACCCAGCACAACCTGCAGAGGAGGAGATTATACATCTATAATAGATGTGTTTTGTGCGAGGAATATGAATATGCAAATCATCTTTTCATTCACTGTAAACTAATCAATCAGTACCGGAGCATGCTATTGAACATATTTGAGGTGAAATGGACCATACCAAGGACACGATGGATTTATTCGTAAAGTTCGAAATTTGGATAACCTACTGCAATTCTATGGTGGGTGATTTACGGGGAAAGAAATCATTaatattttgaagaaaaaaaggaATAGTTAGATACAAATGGTTTTGTGTTTAGCATTTTGGCTTAGCAGGGTGATTGTAAATGAAGTTGATACCATGTTAGACTTCCACTTTCATTTGCAGGATTTGTAGAGTTTTGCCTTTGGTAATGTACGTCTCCAGCACCCACTTAGTGCTGGAGATATCTCGATAAAATCGTAACCTATCAAATAAATTAAAAGGCGAACTCCGACTCCTTGTAGAAAGTTAATTGTCTGAAAACCTCTAGATTACAAACCATAAAACTTGTCATGAAATTGGAAATTGGAATGTCACAACCTAGACCCAATTAAGATGTGTCACTCCCTAACTAAAATGGTGCTAATATTAGATTTACCTCCGGGCAGCATATGTTAGAATCCGTTGGCGAGATCGACCCTCCTCGTCAGCACCTGTGACGCTGTTAATCAACTCCAAGGCAGCATTACTGTCTGTCTGCTGCTGATTGCTCTGTTGACTGGAGAATGAAATTCACAAGTAAATAGGAAAATGAAAGTTAGACGTATTGAGGTATTGAGGTCAAGCTGAAGTAATTTATCACAAGTAAATAGGAAAATGAAAGTTAGACGTATTGAGGTATTGAGGTCAAGATGAAGTAATTTATGGTTGTAGAAGTGATTCAAAAATAACAAGCAGAGATCAAAactcattttttttataattgatAATGGATAAATAAAGTCATTACACAGTTAAAGCACGAAATGCATTCAAATATTACATCACTAGAGAAACTCAGCTTGTTCATTTATCCCTTAAATAGTCCGACTATTCCTCTTAATTTCAGATTCAGATTTGGGAGATTGATATTAACAGCATCTTGTTTTAATTTACTGAaataacaaaaaaacaaaaaaaaacaaaaaaaaaactgtATGTGCCATAGTGTGCAAAATCATATTAAATGGATATGAGATGTTACATATACACATACCTAACTCTTAATCTAAGAGGGTGATCTATGAGTCTATTCTCGAGGATCAAAACAGAAGCCTCAACTAACTTTGAAGCATGAATTATACGAGGAGAATCCTTCTGCTCTGAACCCATAACTATGCCATCAAGCAAGACGAAATACTTTAAATTCATTTTGTGCTTTAAACATATTACTTTTGTGTTTCTTTATGTGTACTTTTGTGGAAGAAACTGGGCGAGACAATATCAGTGGTCAAGACAAGAAGGTGGCAGAGTGTGGTACCTTCAGATGCTGGTATGGTCATAACTCATAGACCAACCATCATCTTCTTCAACCTTGTCCATTTTCTAGTCAATTAATGTTCATGCTTCACTTACCTTCATTCATGGTTATTTTCAACAACTGTGCATGCTTTCTTGCTTTTGTGTTTGCTAATTAGATGAGTACATTTTACATTCAAGAATGCACTTTTACTGCTGACCAGCCATAATCTTCTTCAATCTTGTTCATTTTTTTTGGtcaaattttatttatatttcatttaTCTTCGTTCATGATCATTTCATCCACCGACCTGAACTTTTTTGCTTTTGCATCAACTGCAGTTAACTAGGAAGAGTATGTTTTACAATGAAGAACTCACTTTTACTATCGACCAGCTATCATACTCTTCAATTAGCTAGTTTTCTAGTCAATTTTCTTCCTGCTTCATTTATCTTTATTCATGATCATTTCATCCAACCACCTAATTCTGTCGCTTTTGCATCAACTACAGTTTCCTTAGACGAGTATATTTTACAATCAAGATCCCGCTTTTACTGTATCTTATTCAATTAGTTTCTAGTCAAGTTTTCTTCCTGTTCTATTTATCTTCATTCATGATCATTTAATTCAACTGCATGAACTTCATTGCTTTTCTGTCAACTATAGTTAACTTggaagactacactatacattcAATAATGCAGTTTTAATATAGAATCACCTGATCGCTGATTCAATCTAGCACATTAAcgatatatttttctttaagagtTTATGTTATATAAACCGTCATTGTAAAGATTTTTTTACCTGTGAGGAGTATCGCCTTCGCGTCTTTCCGCTTCAGAATCATCATTAGCATCGCCATTCTTCAATTCATCCAACAACTCTCTCATTGTAAATGTTCGGCTACCTTCATCTTTTTTTAGCTGCTTCGAATTGCTCTCCGATTCAACTGTATCATCCTTTAGCTCATCTACCTTCGCATTTGAATCACTCATCTCATTCGATTCGACCAATTTGGACGCCTCTGCATTGTTCAATTGTACATCACTCACATTGGGATCTGAATCACTCGCCTCATTAGATTTCGCCAATTTCTCGTCAGATTTCGAGGCCTCTGCAACACTCGATTGTACCTCTCCTGATTCGTTAGCAATTTCTTCGGATATATCAAGCTTCGGATCTACCGCGCCGGTTGATGGTGATTCCTCCGGCCGGATCGCGGTGTCTCCGGGATCTGTCACGGTGGCCGGAGCTTCTGCTTCTTTTTGCAATTCCGGTTGATCGGCGGTTGAGGACATGGTGATGAAGGAGAGAGGGAGGAGCTAGCAATGGCGAAAGTAATGTTTGAGTGTGAAGCAACGAGCTAATGGCGAAGTACATGTGACGGAATTGTTTTTGAATCAACCTGTAAGGACTAGTAAATCATAAACCAAATAATGGTTGGGAAAAATCAGCAAAACTGGAGACTTTTGAGGTTTAAAACTAGTTTATAATACTTTAGAGGGAGGGGAATTATATATGGAGTAATTGGCAAATCAATCTTGAAGCATAATGCCACAATTCAATCTTACCCATAACTTTTTGGTAAATGCCTATCGATATTAAAacaagaataattttttttaaacagTTAATTTGATAGAAAACATGTGATaacattttaaattttttaaaagtagtaaataatttatatttttttatattataagAGTGTTATTATTTTGAAATATTTCTATTAGACAAAGTATCACATGGGCATCATATCACTTGAAATTTTGAATGATGAGTAGATATGATTTCAGTTTAGTATTGTTTTTGGCTcttataatatttatttatttatttatttatttattatcttCCTATTTATTTCACATATTAGCAAGATACTATTCATTAGAGTATCAAAAGATTAATTTTATTTTCAACATATCGTACGATTTAATTATTCACCTAATATTAATTTGAAAAAACGGCATGGCATGATAACAAATAAAGAGAATTGGCAATATTTTAGCCCTATATTAGGTTTGGCAAAGGTAACCCCAACAAATTAGCATTATATAGTCAAATTCTAAATAACaccagtttcttatttattctctTTCCCATTATTTTTTCTTCTCTCTCCCCATATTTATTCTCcaatcttttcttttcttcttcttctacaatctagcaaattttcttctTTGGAATGGCATGTGTTCTTTGATGATATTTGGGAAGTTGTAATGGTTGATACATTTTTCAGAAATATTATGGGTTTATGGAGATGAGGAGAAGCGGAGAGCGAACGCTTTTGCGGATAGTAAAGGGACTGATTGACACTCTCATGATAGACACAATCctaatgtgaacccatttgatttCTCGTGTCTCCAGTACAACCCAAATTGAACGAATATAAAGTTCCTCCAACTAATTTGAAAATAGATGTTTTCTTGTGAATTTTCTTGTGTTATTTGTCACAAGGCCAATTATCTGTGTTGATGGGTGAATTCATCCTCATTCTTTTTTCTGtccactttttttattttttaattaaaaatagttCTAATTCTCATCTTATATATCAATGTATTTCTAGcacatatatatgtgtatatccACAAGAACTTATGTGTGATACACTGGATatacaaaggaaaaaaaatacatttttgatatacaaagaagaagaaaaaatcctgatatatatatattttgatatacacaaagaaagaaaataaacttGTGATATATATTTTGGTATACACATTATTTGATGTGTTATACACTTggatatacaaaaatataattatttttaccgTGATATGCATTGATAAAGAGAcaacaataaattttaaataactatttttataatttttattttaagatATAcagagaaggaaaataaaattttaatatatattttgatatagacaaagaaggaaataaagtttgtgatatacattttgatatgcatattattattgtgatataCACTTATTGGCCATCTAATGCCAATATCTATAAATAGGGATTTTTCTGCTAATTATGTGGGCATGTTGTCGTACTAtggcaaaaataattttaatatcaTTTGCAAAATAAAGTTTTTAGCGTCCAAGTTAAAAAGCTCAAAgaaaaacaaggaagaaaaagCTAGTTGGGCTGGTTTCGTCTAataattttaaacttatttaccaaaattgtcATAATTTTATATATCACTTGTCCTAAACAAgtattacttacaaattatatacaatccattaaTGAGATTTAGTTATAtcattttcctattttctctccCCTCCTCTTTCAATAAGAAGGACACGGCTCCTCTTCAATTTTTGGGTTGAGATTACCATCATTACTTAATGCTCCAGTAGGTTTCAAGGTTTCAATACACAACTTGAATGATGCCATGTGTTCCTATGGAAATTTAATGGTGTGGTTATATTTCTTCTCATCCCCTATCTATGACtgatttattttttcaaaaataaaaaataaaaataaataaatacagaACCCTGCTTATCCAGCAAAATGACTGCTTTTCCATTTCTATCTCTAGCTAAAAAAGAATTTCCAAAACTAATACTTGGTAACTCTTAACAAGACAGCAATCTGATATCCAAAAACGTAAATCAACCATTAAAACGAGAATCTCAAACTACTCAAAGGCTCTCCTACATGATAGCATTAACAACGCTTGCAATCCTAGGCCACATATCATCACACTTTTTTCCAATTGGCCCTGTAATTGCAGATCCTTTCATTTCGCCCTTAGGGTTCTCAATTACACCAGCATTATCTTCGAAATACATGTTTTCGATTCCATCACAACATGGAGAGGTTGTTgatttcgtacaaatttaatgcaaatttgaatatttacaacaacatacatactaaaaataaaatttatacaattaattttaTAGTATACAATTTATTTTTAACTTTCATACATCATTTCTATCCAGTTAAATACAATTACAACATCATACAACCTTAttataattttcatacaaattttatacaatatgtcttttgtatgtattttatatgtgatttgtatatattttatatgtgatgtgtgcttcttcctctctaaaattccaatcaaaactttttctcttaatacaattttaatacatatcaacaactttatgtaaaaaaaaataggttagataacttaaatacaaattttatacaacgattaatgcattatataattatttttcaacttccatacaacattcaaatcgtaagtatattgtatgtcatgtgttcttcttcttcttcttcttcttcttcttcttcgagtttcaatctgaaattcattcAAAATCAAG
The DNA window shown above is from Nicotiana tomentosiformis chromosome 8, ASM39032v3, whole genome shotgun sequence and carries:
- the LOC104085370 gene encoding protein HLB1; translation: MSSTADQPELQKEAEAPATVTDPGDTAIRPEESPSTGAVDPKLDISEEIANESGEVQSSVAEASKSDEKLAKSNEASDSDPNVSDVQLNNAEASKLVESNEMSDSNAKVDELKDDTVESESNSKQLKKDEGSRTFTMRELLDELKNGDANDDSEAERREGDTPHSQQSNQQQTDSNAALELINSVTGADEEGRSRQRILTYAARRYASALERNPEDYDALYNWALVLQESADNVNPDSTSPSKDDLLEEACKKYEEATRLCPTLNDAYYNWAIAISDRAKIRGRTKEAEELWKQATKNYEKAVQLNWNSPQALNNWGLALQELSAIVPAREKLTIVKTAISKFRAAIQLQFDFHRAIYNLGTVLYGLAEDMSRTGGAVNAKEISPNELYSQSAIYIAAAHALKPNYSVYTSALKLVRSMLPLPYLKVGYLTAPPAGNPLAPHSDWKRCQFVLNHEGLQQISKIDQRHMSRSLSSNSADTSPNRQAIKVDVPDIVSVSACSDLTLPPGAGLCIDTIHGPVYMIADSWESLDWWLDAIRLVYTIGARSKSDVLAGIITS